In Nitrosophilus alvini, the following are encoded in one genomic region:
- the rsmG gene encoding 16S rRNA (guanine(527)-N(7))-methyltransferase RsmG, whose product MTKTKIDDLNLPEDFFKKADEFADILLEWNKIHNLTGAKDIKEIEKNIIDSIKPVKFLPKVKTAMDIGSGAGFPGIILAMAMPDTEFTLVEPRNKRASFLNYIKTKLALKNVKVEKKRVEELTPRKFDLITSRAVAASDKLLELAKPFAKNDTIFVFYKGDEAVKEAKEIKNAQIINEGRRKYLIIKGLK is encoded by the coding sequence TTGACCAAAACCAAAATAGATGATCTGAATCTGCCGGAAGATTTCTTTAAAAAGGCTGATGAGTTTGCCGATATTCTTCTTGAATGGAACAAAATACACAATCTAACAGGCGCGAAAGATATCAAGGAGATAGAAAAAAATATAATAGACTCTATAAAACCTGTCAAGTTTCTGCCAAAAGTAAAAACAGCTATGGATATAGGCTCAGGAGCCGGATTTCCCGGAATTATACTTGCGATGGCTATGCCTGATACAGAGTTTACGCTGGTTGAACCGAGAAACAAAAGAGCCTCTTTTTTGAATTATATAAAAACAAAGTTGGCACTCAAAAATGTAAAAGTGGAAAAAAAGAGGGTCGAAGAGCTTACGCCCAGGAAATTTGATCTGATAACATCAAGAGCAGTAGCGGCAAGCGACAAACTTTTAGAACTTGCCAAACCTTTTGCAAAAAATGATACAATATTTGTTTTTTATAAAGGCGACGAGGCCGTAAAAGAGGCCAAGGAGATCAAAAACGCCCAAATCATAAATGAAGGCAGAAGAAAATATCTGATTATCAAAGGTTTGAAATGA
- a CDS encoding PP0621 family protein → MIMKILLLLVVLAAVYFIFFKKKTPQTQNMSKEKKRNVDEEIMIECSKCGTYVSSKEAVIKDGRFFCSKECAGVG, encoded by the coding sequence ATGATTATGAAAATATTGCTTTTACTCGTAGTTTTAGCGGCTGTATATTTTATATTTTTCAAAAAGAAAACTCCCCAGACGCAAAATATGTCAAAAGAGAAAAAAAGAAACGTTGACGAAGAGATTATGATAGAGTGCAGCAAATGCGGCACATATGTAAGTAGCAAAGAAGCAGTGATAAAAGACGGCAGGTTTTTCTGTTCGAAAGAGTGTGCGGGAGTTGGATAA
- the htpX gene encoding zinc metalloprotease HtpX, whose amino-acid sequence MEAVKTVFLMALLTILLVWVGGIFGGKTGMIIALLFAGVMNFVSYFYSDKLVLRHYHAVEVGPKEAPGLYAIVERLSKKAGIPMPKVYIIPEEVPNAFATGRNPEHAAVAVTEGLLNLLNEEEVEAVLAHELSHVKHYDILIGTVAATIAGAIAMLANMMQFAAFFGGGRDDNRPNPIIMLIMSILLPIAAAIIQMAVSRSREYMADEGAAKITGHPEWLQSALIKLEEYNRRGMLPEATPETAHMFIINPFTGKNINFATLFSTHPSTEDRVRRLEELKKEMFV is encoded by the coding sequence ATGGAAGCAGTAAAAACAGTTTTTCTTATGGCTCTTTTAACCATACTACTTGTATGGGTGGGAGGAATCTTTGGCGGAAAAACCGGTATGATAATAGCGCTTCTCTTTGCGGGCGTTATGAATTTCGTAAGTTATTTCTATTCCGACAAACTTGTTTTAAGACACTATCACGCTGTTGAAGTAGGTCCGAAAGAGGCCCCTGGACTTTATGCAATTGTGGAAAGGCTTTCCAAAAAAGCGGGTATTCCCATGCCGAAAGTCTATATAATTCCTGAAGAAGTACCAAACGCATTTGCAACTGGAAGAAATCCAGAACATGCTGCTGTAGCCGTCACCGAAGGGCTTTTGAATCTATTGAACGAAGAAGAGGTTGAAGCTGTTCTGGCGCATGAACTCAGCCACGTAAAACATTACGATATTCTTATAGGTACAGTTGCCGCCACAATAGCCGGGGCTATTGCAATGCTGGCAAATATGATGCAGTTTGCGGCATTTTTCGGCGGTGGAAGAGATGACAACAGACCAAATCCTATAATAATGCTTATTATGTCCATTCTGCTTCCGATTGCCGCTGCCATCATCCAAATGGCGGTAAGCAGAAGCAGAGAATATATGGCAGACGAAGGTGCGGCAAAAATCACAGGACATCCCGAATGGCTTCAAAGCGCTCTTATAAAACTGGAAGAGTATAACCGAAGAGGTATGCTCCCCGAAGCGACGCCCGAAACAGCACATATGTTCATTATAAATCCCTTTACAGGCAAAAATATAAATTTTGCTACACTTTTTAGTACCCACCCTTCTACTGAAGATAGAGTAAGAAGACTTGAAGAGCTTAAAAAAGAGATGTTTGTGTGA
- a CDS encoding alanine racemase, with product MGYIKIDAKNFFENLEIVSKKAGSKKRVALVLKDNAYGHGLEEMAALAYEFGIEKAVVRNMAEALKIEKLFGYILVLSEIPQEKPIPNIGITVNCIEDLKKIPPFSTVELKIDTGMHRNGIELSETKEAFDLIKKRGLVLRGVFTHFRSADELSTELFWQKKRFEKAKKRVLELCYEFGFERPLFHSCNSAALFRSESFDEDFARVGIAAYGYLESDEVFDMPELKPVLSLWGEKIASKRLKKGQRLGYGGVFEADRDIVVSTYDIGYADGFFRLDGSREYILPGGEKILGRVSMDSMSIDSQKQEICIIDDAKKCARFFNTISYEILVKLSPFLKRVVNRQM from the coding sequence ATGGGATATATAAAAATAGACGCAAAAAATTTTTTTGAAAACCTTGAGATTGTCTCAAAAAAAGCCGGTTCAAAAAAAAGAGTAGCCCTTGTCCTTAAAGACAACGCATACGGTCATGGACTTGAGGAGATGGCCGCTTTGGCATATGAGTTTGGGATAGAAAAAGCGGTTGTCAGAAATATGGCGGAAGCTTTGAAAATAGAAAAACTTTTCGGTTACATACTTGTTCTATCCGAAATACCGCAAGAAAAACCGATACCAAATATCGGAATAACCGTAAATTGTATAGAGGATCTGAAAAAAATCCCTCCCTTTTCAACAGTTGAACTGAAAATTGATACCGGTATGCACAGAAACGGTATAGAGCTATCAGAGACAAAAGAAGCTTTTGATCTGATTAAAAAAAGAGGACTGGTTTTAAGAGGTGTTTTTACCCACTTCAGAAGCGCGGATGAGCTCAGTACGGAACTTTTCTGGCAGAAAAAGAGATTTGAGAAAGCGAAGAAAAGAGTTTTGGAACTGTGTTATGAGTTTGGATTTGAAAGACCTCTTTTTCACTCCTGCAACTCTGCAGCGCTCTTTAGAAGTGAGAGTTTTGATGAGGATTTTGCAAGAGTGGGAATCGCTGCATATGGCTACCTGGAAAGCGATGAGGTATTTGATATGCCGGAACTAAAGCCGGTTCTTTCGCTGTGGGGTGAAAAGATAGCTTCAAAAAGACTCAAAAAAGGCCAGAGATTAGGATATGGAGGCGTTTTTGAAGCTGATAGGGATATAGTTGTTTCCACATACGATATAGGATATGCGGACGGATTTTTTAGACTCGACGGCTCAAGGGAATATATTTTGCCGGGAGGAGAGAAGATACTCGGCAGAGTATCTATGGACAGTATGAGTATCGATAGCCAAAAGCAAGAAATTTGTATAATTGATGATGCAAAAAAATGTGCAAGATTTTTCAACACGATAAGTTACGAAATCCTAGTAAAACTCTCGCCTTTTTTAAAAAGAGTGGTAAACAGGCAAATGTAG
- a CDS encoding agmatine deiminase family protein, whose protein sequence is MKRLPAEWERQRETLLVFPHDESDWNEYLSDIRKTYIDIVKAITKYQKCTLLCKDIEEAKDWFAGFENINFIQMDTNDTWIRDYGPITIKAGSKAKYLDFFFNGWGLKYPANFDNLVNRKLYAEKFLDNLETIGFVLEGGSIESNGEGIILTTKECLLEANRNPHLSQKEIENSLKNFLGAKKILWLNHGFLAGDDTDSHIDTLARFIKKDTIVYVKCDDPEDEHFEELLKMEKELKSFKDLNKKSFTLVPLPWISPKFYKNERLPATYANFLFINDAILVPVYGDKNDKKAVELFKNLLPDREVIPVDSSVLIRQHGSIHCASMQIPML, encoded by the coding sequence TTGAAAAGATTGCCGGCGGAATGGGAAAGACAAAGAGAGACGCTTCTGGTTTTCCCTCATGATGAGAGCGACTGGAACGAATATCTGAGCGATATTAGAAAAACATACATAGATATAGTCAAAGCTATTACAAAATATCAAAAATGCACCCTTCTTTGCAAAGATATAGAAGAGGCAAAAGACTGGTTCGCCGGTTTTGAAAATATCAACTTCATACAGATGGATACTAACGACACATGGATAAGAGACTACGGACCAATAACCATAAAAGCCGGCTCAAAAGCCAAATATCTTGATTTCTTTTTTAACGGCTGGGGACTCAAATATCCTGCAAATTTCGACAATCTCGTAAACAGAAAACTTTATGCTGAAAAATTTCTTGACAACCTGGAAACAATCGGGTTCGTTCTTGAAGGCGGCAGCATAGAGTCAAACGGCGAGGGCATAATCCTAACCACAAAAGAGTGCCTTTTGGAAGCCAACCGAAATCCCCATCTGTCGCAAAAAGAGATTGAGAACTCTTTGAAAAATTTTCTGGGTGCAAAAAAGATTTTATGGCTCAATCACGGATTTTTGGCAGGAGACGATACAGATTCGCATATAGATACACTGGCAAGATTTATCAAAAAAGATACTATAGTATACGTAAAGTGCGATGACCCTGAAGATGAGCATTTTGAAGAGCTCTTAAAGATGGAAAAAGAGCTGAAAAGCTTCAAAGATTTGAACAAAAAATCTTTCACTCTTGTTCCTCTGCCCTGGATATCTCCAAAATTTTATAAGAATGAGAGACTTCCGGCAACATATGCAAACTTCCTTTTCATCAACGATGCCATTTTGGTTCCGGTATACGGCGATAAAAATGATAAAAAAGCAGTTGAACTGTTTAAAAATCTTCTTCCTGACAGAGAAGTCATACCTGTCGACTCATCCGTTCTTATAAGGCAGCACGGCTCGATACACTGCGCATCAATGCAGATACCGATGTTATAG
- a CDS encoding metal ABC transporter solute-binding protein, Zn/Mn family — protein sequence MKRFIFYIVFFSTFIYAEINVAVSIMPQKFFVEKIAGDLANIEVMVPPGSSPATYSVKPGQLKDLKKASVYFSVGVPFEKAWLKRFHSVNKKLIIADTSKYIKKIPMETDHHHEEEHEHNHEHGSLDPHIWLAPPLAILQARVILENLVKLDPKNSAVYFKNYNDFVKECAYLDTRIFQAIRKIPKKEFIVYHPSFGYFAKLYGLKQIAIEKEGKEPGMKHLKEIIDFAKKKDIKVIFAEPQFPKKSADFIAKKIGGIVLLVDPLAYEWDKNLLKVVEAFEKAGNKR from the coding sequence ATGAAAAGATTTATCTTTTATATCGTTTTTTTCTCAACCTTTATTTATGCCGAAATAAACGTTGCAGTATCGATAATGCCGCAAAAGTTTTTTGTCGAAAAAATTGCCGGAGATTTGGCCAATATAGAGGTAATGGTGCCTCCTGGAAGCTCTCCGGCCACCTATTCGGTAAAACCGGGGCAGCTTAAAGATTTGAAAAAGGCATCTGTATATTTTTCAGTCGGTGTACCTTTCGAAAAAGCTTGGCTGAAAAGATTTCACTCGGTAAACAAAAAACTTATCATAGCCGATACATCAAAATATATAAAAAAGATTCCCATGGAAACGGATCATCATCATGAGGAAGAACATGAGCATAATCACGAACACGGCTCCCTCGATCCGCACATCTGGCTGGCGCCGCCTCTTGCCATTTTGCAGGCACGTGTAATTTTGGAAAATCTAGTCAAATTGGATCCAAAAAACAGTGCTGTATATTTCAAAAACTATAACGATTTTGTCAAAGAGTGTGCCTATCTCGATACCAGAATTTTTCAAGCAATAAGAAAGATACCAAAAAAAGAGTTCATCGTCTATCACCCCTCATTTGGATATTTTGCCAAACTTTACGGACTCAAACAGATAGCAATTGAGAAAGAGGGCAAAGAACCCGGCATGAAACATCTCAAAGAAATTATAGATTTTGCAAAGAAAAAAGATATAAAAGTGATCTTCGCAGAGCCTCAGTTTCCCAAAAAAAGTGCCGATTTCATAGCAAAAAAAATAGGCGGTATTGTTCTTTTGGTAGACCCGCTTGCATATGAGTGGGATAAAAATCTTTTAAAGGTGGTGGAGGCGTTTGAAAAAGCCGGCAATAAGCGTTAA
- a CDS encoding metal ABC transporter ATP-binding protein, with the protein MKKPAISVKNLYFKYDKEFVLQDISVDIYENDYIAVIGPNGGGKSTFVKILLGLLKPDRGEVKIYGKKPEYARELIGYLPQMINFNLDLPISVEEVVLQGRLKKGKLFYSKDDRKKTDETLSKMGLTGLKKRKIEELSGGQRQKVLIARALCSEPKILIFDEPTASIDIEGQKEIYKILKELDLTKIVISHDINILFEGVNRVAYINRKIYMHEEVDINLKREGHFCEMELLNHFKSCNAGTV; encoded by the coding sequence TTGAAAAAGCCGGCAATAAGCGTTAAAAATCTTTATTTCAAATATGATAAAGAATTTGTGCTTCAGGATATAAGCGTTGATATTTATGAAAACGACTATATTGCCGTCATTGGACCAAACGGTGGCGGCAAATCTACATTTGTCAAAATTTTGCTGGGTCTTTTGAAACCCGATAGAGGGGAAGTAAAAATATATGGGAAAAAACCCGAATATGCAAGAGAGCTCATTGGATATCTTCCGCAAATGATAAATTTCAACTTGGATCTTCCCATATCTGTGGAAGAGGTGGTACTCCAAGGAAGGCTTAAAAAAGGAAAACTCTTTTACAGCAAAGATGACCGAAAAAAAACAGATGAGACTTTGTCAAAAATGGGACTGACAGGTCTTAAAAAAAGAAAAATTGAGGAGCTCTCGGGAGGCCAGAGGCAAAAAGTACTTATTGCAAGAGCCCTATGTTCAGAGCCTAAAATTTTGATTTTCGATGAGCCGACTGCATCGATAGATATAGAAGGACAAAAAGAGATATATAAAATTTTAAAAGAGCTTGACTTAACCAAAATCGTTATAAGTCATGATATAAACATTCTGTTTGAAGGGGTAAACAGAGTAGCTTATATCAACAGAAAAATATATATGCATGAAGAAGTTGATATCAATCTCAAAAGAGAGGGGCATTTTTGTGAAATGGAACTTCTAAATCACTTTAAGAGCTGCAATGCTGGAACTGTTTGA
- a CDS encoding metal ABC transporter permease, whose product MLELFENSIYASLLLSVAIGIIGSLMLINRYGFLAASIAHGSYGGVGMAIYFGFSILLGATLFSIALALLLSYITYKNPHRSDTLIGVIWAVGMSIGIIFTNLAPGYNVDLMSFLFGDILMVPETDLYYMAVVDIVLIVSAVIFYNHLLALSYDRDFALLRGVNVKALHTFVLVLIALTVVMSIRSVGLILVIALFSIPPYIAEKFTKNLKEMMVLSASLSAIFCLLGLYVAYVLDIPATASIILTAALFFALVFFKNMNSYKT is encoded by the coding sequence ATGCTGGAACTGTTTGAAAACTCTATATATGCATCGCTGCTTTTATCTGTGGCAATAGGAATTATCGGATCGTTGATGCTTATAAATAGATACGGGTTTCTAGCCGCATCTATTGCACACGGAAGCTACGGCGGTGTCGGGATGGCCATATATTTTGGTTTTTCGATACTTTTGGGAGCCACTCTTTTTTCTATAGCACTTGCACTGCTTTTATCGTATATCACATATAAAAATCCTCATAGAAGCGATACGCTTATAGGCGTTATATGGGCAGTCGGCATGAGTATAGGTATTATATTTACAAATCTGGCTCCGGGATACAATGTGGACCTGATGAGCTTTCTTTTTGGCGATATTTTGATGGTACCTGAAACCGACCTCTACTATATGGCCGTGGTTGATATTGTTCTCATCGTGTCGGCGGTAATATTTTATAATCATCTTTTGGCTCTTTCCTACGACAGGGACTTTGCTCTTTTAAGAGGGGTAAACGTAAAAGCGCTGCATACATTTGTACTTGTGCTTATAGCACTCACAGTCGTTATGAGTATCCGTTCGGTAGGGCTTATACTTGTTATCGCACTTTTCAGTATACCGCCGTATATTGCCGAAAAATTTACAAAAAACCTGAAAGAGATGATGGTACTTTCAGCCTCTCTTTCTGCCATTTTCTGCCTTCTTGGACTTTACGTAGCATATGTTCTTGATATTCCGGCAACTGCATCTATTATACTTACTGCAGCTCTTTTTTTTGCTCTGGTTTTTTTTAAAAATATGAACAGCTATAAAACATAA
- a CDS encoding carbon-nitrogen hydrolase: MKTALIQQKYHVTKEATIQKSVQMINEAKEKGAELVVLQELHQGPYFCQYENTAFFDMSDDFKKDTKFWSEIAKEYSVVLVASLFEKRAPGIYHNTAVVFDNDGTVRGKYRKMHIPDDPGFYEKFYFTPGDTGFEPIETSIGKLGVLVCWDQWYPEAARIMALKGAEILIYPTAIGWFDEDSEDEKKRQLEAWITIQRGHAVANGLPVVCVNRVGFEDDESGCLSGIRFWGNSFAAGPQGEILVLASNDKEEVLIVDINKKRTEDVRRIWPFFRDRRIDAYSDILKRYCD, from the coding sequence ATGAAAACCGCTCTTATACAGCAAAAATATCACGTCACCAAAGAGGCGACAATACAAAAAAGCGTGCAGATGATAAATGAGGCGAAAGAAAAAGGGGCTGAACTGGTTGTTTTACAGGAACTCCACCAGGGCCCCTATTTTTGCCAATATGAGAACACCGCCTTTTTCGATATGTCCGATGATTTTAAAAAAGATACCAAATTTTGGAGCGAGATAGCAAAAGAGTACTCTGTTGTACTCGTGGCTTCACTGTTTGAAAAAAGAGCACCGGGAATTTACCATAACACTGCGGTTGTTTTTGATAATGACGGCACAGTCAGAGGCAAATACAGAAAAATGCATATTCCGGATGATCCCGGATTTTATGAAAAATTCTATTTTACTCCCGGAGATACAGGATTTGAGCCCATTGAGACCAGTATAGGAAAATTAGGTGTTTTGGTATGCTGGGACCAGTGGTATCCAGAGGCCGCGAGAATAATGGCTCTCAAAGGAGCCGAGATACTCATATATCCCACTGCAATCGGATGGTTTGATGAAGATAGCGAAGATGAGAAAAAAAGACAGCTTGAAGCATGGATAACTATACAAAGAGGCCATGCTGTTGCAAACGGCCTTCCGGTGGTATGCGTAAACAGGGTGGGATTTGAAGATGATGAAAGCGGCTGTTTAAGCGGTATCAGATTTTGGGGCAACTCATTTGCGGCAGGACCGCAAGGAGAGATATTAGTTTTGGCTTCAAACGACAAAGAGGAGGTTTTAATAGTTGACATCAATAAAAAAAGAACGGAAGATGTCAGACGTATATGGCCCTTTTTCAGAGACAGACGTATTGATGCCTACAGTGATATACTAAAAAGATACTGTGACTGA
- a CDS encoding AEC family transporter, which yields MLQNIAALLLFFSLGFLLKNRFGENGIKALIDFVIYVALPAAVVYNIYYLNFSFDLLGIIILGWTAVLASIGLSYIFGRILKLDKKTLIVFIIMATFGNTAFMGYPFTEALLGKEGLGYTILFDNFASFVPVMTLGILLLSFASSKKRRGMDFTKILTFPPFIAIFTAIFLKFFNIPDFLLSALDVLGSSVTPLALFAVGASIDIKGIFKKSSLITAILAVKMVIIPIFALLILYILQITLSTAYKAAIIELSMPPMVLASILVIDEGLDKDLAVGSVALGIIISFVTVPAIFYLSGILF from the coding sequence ATGCTTCAGAATATCGCAGCTCTTCTTCTGTTTTTTTCCCTGGGATTTCTTCTTAAAAACCGCTTTGGCGAAAATGGAATAAAAGCTCTTATAGATTTTGTAATATATGTGGCATTGCCGGCTGCAGTAGTTTACAACATCTACTATCTTAACTTCAGCTTCGACCTTCTAGGTATCATTATTCTTGGCTGGACAGCTGTTTTGGCCTCCATTGGCCTTTCATATATTTTTGGCAGGATTTTGAAACTTGATAAAAAGACGCTTATAGTGTTTATAATCATGGCCACATTTGGAAATACCGCTTTTATGGGCTATCCTTTTACAGAGGCTCTTCTTGGAAAAGAGGGACTGGGATATACGATACTTTTTGATAATTTTGCCTCATTTGTACCTGTTATGACTCTCGGCATTCTTCTTCTATCGTTTGCATCATCCAAAAAAAGAAGAGGAATGGATTTTACAAAGATTTTGACCTTTCCTCCGTTTATAGCCATATTTACAGCAATTTTTCTAAAATTTTTCAATATTCCTGACTTCTTGCTAAGTGCTCTGGATGTTTTGGGAAGCAGCGTTACACCGCTGGCTCTTTTTGCAGTTGGAGCAAGTATAGATATAAAAGGGATTTTCAAAAAAAGTTCACTGATAACTGCCATTCTTGCGGTAAAAATGGTGATTATACCGATTTTTGCCCTGCTGATACTCTATATTTTACAAATCACCCTATCAACAGCATATAAAGCAGCGATAATCGAACTTTCCATGCCTCCGATGGTGCTCGCTTCAATACTTGTAATAGACGAAGGACTTGATAAAGACCTTGCAGTAGGAAGTGTTGCTTTGGGAATTATCATATCCTTTGTAACCGTACCGGCAATTTTTTATCTAAGCGGTATTTTGTTTTAA
- a CDS encoding GGDEF domain-containing protein gives MKVKDFMTKDPVTVNTKERAEKVIDMMGSKNIGSVIVVDKNFRAVDIITERDIIKMLVAGYIDMPIGKILKLFSDKKSLITIEENENILKTMKIFSQMGIKHLPVVDENRNLKGIISAGDIIRKVSPLAFFDPLTNVGNRNYLSSICMKIQKRDNIKYAVLFLDIDNFKRVNDQYGHQFGDKVLKKIAAVLVDNIRVTDEVIRYGGEEFLIILFRLELDKAEKIAEKLRKIIKKISFEEHPELKITVSIGVALCCTKKECIDLDNCIEKADIAVYEAKKQGKDRVVLWREKTGLKQNTA, from the coding sequence ATGAAAGTCAAAGATTTTATGACAAAAGATCCGGTTACAGTCAATACAAAAGAGAGAGCTGAAAAAGTCATAGATATGATGGGGAGTAAAAACATCGGAAGTGTCATAGTAGTCGATAAAAATTTTCGGGCAGTTGATATTATTACCGAAAGAGACATCATAAAGATGCTTGTAGCAGGATATATCGATATGCCTATTGGAAAGATCCTTAAACTCTTCAGTGATAAAAAAAGTCTTATAACTATAGAAGAGAATGAAAATATTCTGAAAACTATGAAAATTTTTTCTCAAATGGGTATAAAACATCTACCTGTTGTGGATGAGAATAGAAATCTCAAAGGTATAATCTCTGCCGGTGATATAATAAGAAAAGTTTCTCCTCTTGCTTTTTTTGATCCTTTGACAAATGTAGGAAACAGAAACTACCTAAGTTCGATATGTATGAAAATACAGAAAAGAGACAATATAAAATATGCCGTTTTGTTTTTAGATATTGACAATTTTAAGAGAGTAAATGATCAGTACGGTCATCAGTTTGGAGATAAAGTTTTGAAAAAAATTGCTGCGGTACTGGTTGATAATATAAGAGTAACAGATGAGGTTATAAGATATGGTGGAGAAGAGTTTCTTATAATTCTATTTAGACTGGAATTGGACAAGGCGGAAAAAATAGCAGAAAAGCTGAGAAAAATTATAAAAAAAATCAGTTTCGAAGAGCATCCTGAACTAAAAATCACGGTAAGTATCGGTGTTGCGCTATGCTGCACAAAGAAAGAGTGCATTGATCTGGATAACTGTATAGAAAAAGCGGATATAGCAGTCTATGAAGCAAAAAAACAAGGCAAAGACAGAGTTGTTTTATGGAGAGAGAAAACCGGATTAAAACAAAATACCGCTTAG
- the mgtE gene encoding magnesium transporter → MDKLKFTEVGKKIKNLLKNKEFNEFLHPSEIANYLKKLKKQDEKAYYNYLKKLPKDVLGDVLLELPESMKEDAIKHLSVEKLAQAVEELESDDATDLMKDIEEVDVAKERQVHANLSEEDKEEIEKLSSYEENQAGAYMQTEVFDAKLEETIEEAIKRLREKKEQGELENIHQVYVVDDDNHLKAVIPLEDLIVFDFNREFKDIIKNKEYEPIFVKATDPIAEVIKKFEDYDLPVIAVVDDLGRLLGRITSDDVIDLIEDQATEQIYNLAGVQDEAEEEDDIKIITKKRALWLFLNLWTAILASFVIGLFDETISKYVALAVLMPIVASMGGNAGTQTLTVVVRKLALGEIDFENAKEALKREIIVALLNGMIFALVMGAIAYVWFNNYMLGVVIALAMIINLLAAGFFGAVIPLLLKKIGSDPAVGSSVLLTTVTDVVGFFAFLGLAKIMLIDS, encoded by the coding sequence ATGGATAAACTGAAATTTACCGAAGTCGGCAAAAAGATAAAGAATCTTCTTAAAAACAAAGAGTTTAACGAGTTTTTGCATCCTTCCGAAATTGCAAATTATCTAAAAAAACTGAAAAAACAGGATGAAAAGGCTTATTACAATTACCTAAAAAAACTTCCGAAAGATGTTTTGGGTGATGTTCTTTTGGAACTTCCCGAATCTATGAAAGAGGATGCGATAAAGCATCTTTCTGTTGAAAAACTGGCACAGGCCGTTGAAGAGCTCGAATCGGATGATGCAACCGACCTGATGAAAGATATCGAAGAGGTCGATGTTGCAAAAGAGCGTCAGGTTCATGCAAACCTTAGCGAAGAGGATAAAGAGGAGATTGAAAAACTCAGCTCCTATGAAGAGAACCAGGCCGGTGCTTATATGCAGACAGAGGTTTTTGATGCAAAGCTTGAAGAGACTATAGAAGAAGCCATCAAAAGACTCAGAGAAAAAAAGGAGCAAGGAGAGCTTGAAAATATCCATCAGGTATATGTTGTAGATGACGACAACCATCTAAAAGCTGTTATTCCTCTTGAAGATTTGATTGTTTTTGATTTTAATAGAGAATTTAAAGATATTATAAAAAACAAAGAATATGAACCGATATTTGTAAAAGCTACTGATCCGATTGCTGAGGTAATTAAAAAATTTGAGGATTATGATCTTCCTGTTATAGCTGTTGTTGATGATTTGGGAAGACTTTTGGGACGTATCACCTCAGATGATGTTATCGATCTTATTGAAGATCAGGCGACGGAACAGATATATAATCTGGCAGGTGTTCAAGATGAAGCAGAAGAGGAAGATGATATTAAGATCATTACAAAAAAAAGAGCTTTATGGCTTTTTTTAAATTTATGGACCGCAATTCTCGCCTCTTTTGTAATAGGACTTTTTGATGAGACTATAAGTAAATATGTAGCGCTTGCGGTGTTGATGCCTATTGTAGCATCAATGGGAGGAAATGCTGGTACACAGACGCTGACTGTTGTAGTGCGTAAACTTGCACTGGGGGAAATAGATTTTGAAAATGCCAAAGAGGCATTAAAAAGAGAGATAATTGTTGCACTTTTGAACGGTATGATTTTTGCGTTGGTAATGGGAGCCATAGCTTATGTATGGTTCAATAATTATATGCTGGGTGTTGTTATAGCTCTTGCAATGATAATAAATCTTCTGGCAGCCGGATTTTTCGGTGCAGTTATACCGCTTCTTCTTAAAAAGATAGGTTCAGATCCTGCTGTCGGTAGCAGTGTTTTGCTTACAACTGTTACCGATGTAGTAGGTTTTTTTGCATTTTTGGGTTTGGCAAAAATAATGTTGATTGACAGTTGA